A genomic region of Miscanthus floridulus cultivar M001 chromosome 3, ASM1932011v1, whole genome shotgun sequence contains the following coding sequences:
- the LOC136541934 gene encoding putative 1-phosphatidylinositol-3-phosphate 5-kinase FAB1C encodes MGVLEFAAGKARSLAAATDQERRHVHKGDLARIETRRRQEEAGHGVSTSKAQEGAASPVWPHTPPRRPPEERSGGQADAGARSHPSGRDIRRVDEEAADEPGAQFLASGTDFLQDFSDTESSVSNSMYRSMTPSPAESPTCAVKLDDASDHDATTLTDSDDARELVSAASIAGEREVVNASTHIVDFGDAIWCPPPPEDERDDVESRIFGFDDDDDDAFLEPSCFGDNKIASGCGAFGGSQQGGVQNDLLKHFRALVAQLLKAEGISFSSDDNCKSWLETVSSLAWQAANYVKPDTKKGGSMDPGDYVKIKCIASGNPTDSNFVRGIVCSKNVRHKRMVSEHRNVKLLILGGALEYQKVSNKLASIGTILEQEKEYLRTVVGKIESRQPNVLLVEKSASSFALELLAKDISLVLNVKRPLLDRISRCTGGQIASSIDNIASARLGQCDLFKVEKVSESLLAEHGEKGSIKTLMFFEGCLKRLGCTVLLRGTCREELKKIKRAMQLAVFAAYHLSLETSFLADEGATLPKIPSISVTGAPDISASPTDHDTPDSIRNAEETHPQNSTISQIVEVISASSTLLPSAGVSQGITPECRASKFPVDPLNSQDPSNLCHPNVSCNADLISPCSVSDDFRATCAGTQHGDSYKSLQSSIAADVCHDGLLTLKNNQPCHSENHSSNPSLDDFPAGHTDNKDKLSAGSLSGTDNNQSILVSLSSTCIPKSLACQRSHLLRIKFYGSFDKPLGRYLREDLFDQAYCCPSCKEPSESHVRCYMHQHGSLTISVRRLQSRKLPGEHDGRIWMWHRCMRCKLKDGMPPATHRVIMSDAAWGLSFGKFLELSFSNHMTANRIASCGHSLQRDCLRFYGYGNMVAAFHYGPMIILSVDLPPPVLDFNSHATQDWVKREAVEVFHTMELLHTEVYDVLINLEKSIITDDDSTKTSIQRQIVEMKDLLNVERNEYEALLLPVIMGSAHSFKSNIDILELNRIRRSLLLDAHTWDCRLCGIESLEAVGHISRADPFNQGKTQGTNEGRSDLLQIGRKHGGIYEEPCPQHSSESPRKSLSSTKGHVNDKQSVMVETDLPVGLVDGVAGGAGGLDLIFNKFDTCEEGRCLSKYPSKTEPVERLPSLASILADKIDMAWSGFGEIDYNLPHGLTKANENRSLNLLGNPSYEKATAPVRIHSFDTVMRLHQREQTGVIPASLHSALKSVDSFRDLTSLVKDPMANMRRAFSQISPRTRGNLNTLLTRAPKYITSAAHMVNDGARLLLPNISCEGSVFVTVYDDEPTSAVSYAMTSQEYADHVTDKMNANTSFSDFTSSNGLHRSWSSHEDLSNFKGTHFRLSFDDDASPTDSTKFSVTCYFARQFAALRKKCCSSDIDYIRSISRCKRWSAQGGKSNVYFAKTMDERFIIKQVTKTELESFVEFAPHYFRHLTESLTSRSPTCLAKIVGLYQVSIKNSKGGREVKMDLMVMENIFFQRSISRVYDLKGSVRSRYNSDASGHNKVLLDSNLIEALHTKPMFLGSKAKQRLERAVWNDTSFLASLDVMDYSLLVGVDEEKKELVVGIIDFLRQYTWDKQLETWVKASGILGGPKNESPTVISPIQYKKRFRKAMSRYFLAVPDQWTS; translated from the exons ATGGGGGTGCTGGAGTTCGCGGCGGGGAAGGCTAGATCCCTTGCCGCCGCCACTGACCAGGAGCGGCGCCACGTGCACAAGGGCGACCTCGCGCGGATCGAGACGCGACGGCGCCAGGAGGAGGCGGGCCATGGCGTGAGCACGTCCAAGGCCCAGGAGGGGGCGGCTTCGCCCGTCTGGCCGCACACGCCCCCGCGCCGCCCGCCCGAGGAGAGATCTGGGGGCCAAGCCGACGCCGGCGCGCGCTCTCATCCTTCCGGCCGTGATATTAG GCGAGTGGATGAGGAGGCTGCTGACGAACCGGGGGCCCAGTTTCTAGCCTCTGGGACTGACTTCTTACAAGACTTTTCAGATACAGAATCTAGTGTTAGTAACTCAATGTACAGATCAATGACCCCAAGCCCCGCAGAGAGTCCTACTTGCGCGGTGAAGCTGGATGATGCTTCTGACCATGATGCGACAACATTGACTGACTCAGATGATGCACGGGAGCTAGTCAGTGCTGCTAGCATCGCTGGTGAGAGAGAAGTCGTCAACGCATCAACCCATATTGTTGATTTTGGTGATGCTAtttggtgtccaccaccacctgaAGATGAGAGAGATGATGTTGAATCGAGGATATTTGGAtttgatgacgacgacgatgatgcttTCCTAGAACCTAGTTGTTTCGGTGATAATAAAATAGCCAGTGGGTGTGGTGCCTTTGGTGGATCTCAACAAGGTGGTGTTCAGAATGATTTGCTGAAGCACTTTCGGGCTCTAGTTGCACAGTTACTGAAGGCGGAAGGCATTAGTTTTTCCAGTGATGACAATTGCAAAAGTTGGCTTGAGACAGTGTCCTCGTTGGCTTGGCAAGCCGCTAACTATGTGAAACCTGATACCAAGAAAGGTGGCAGCATGGATCCTGGTGATTATGTGAAGATTAAATGCATAGCATCTGGGAACCCAACTGATAG CAATTTTGTTAGAGGAATTGTTTGCTCTAAGAATGTAAGACACAAACGGATGGTCTCAGAACACAGGAATGTCAAATTGCTCATTTTAGGAGGTGCACTTGAGTACCAAAAAGTTTCAAATAAATTGGCATCCATAGGGACAATACTTGAACAG GAAAAGGAGTATCTTAGAACTGTTGTTGGAAAGATCGAGTCTAGGCAGCCTAATGTCCTTCTAGTTGAGAAAAGCGCCTCATCTTTTGCTCTGGAGCTCTTAGCAAAAGATATTTCTTTGGTTCTGAATGTGAAGAGACCTCTTTTGGACAGAATATCAAGATGCACAGGTGGTCAGATTGCCTCATCAATTGACAACATTGCCTCAGCAAGGCTTGGACAATGTGACTTGTTCAAGGTGGAGAAAGTTTCAGAATCCTTATTAGCAGAACATGGAGAAAAGGGGTCAATTAAGACTCTGATGTTCTTTGAAGGCTGTCTGAAGCGCTTGGGTTGCACG GTTCTGTTGAGGGGAACATGTCGGGAAGAATTAAAGAAGATTAAGCGTGCAATGCAGCTTGCAGTCTTTGCTGCTTATCACCTCTCCTTGGAGACATCATTCCTTGCTGATGAGGGAGCAACACTTCCGAAAATTCCTTCAATATCTGTGACAGGTGCACCGGATATTTCTGCTAGTCCTACTGATCATGATACTCCTGATAGTATTAGAAATGCTGAAGAGACACATCCACAAAATTCTACTATCAGCCAGATAGTAGAGGTTATTTCTGCATCTTCAACTTTATTACCATCCGCTGGAGTAAGCCAAGGAATCACGCCTGAATGTAGAGCATCCAAATTTCCAGTTGATCCCCTCAACTCTCAAGATCCATCCAACTTATGCCATCCAAATGTTTCCTGCAATGCTGATTTAATATCTCCATGTTCTGTCAGTGATGACTTTAGAGCAACATGTGCTGGCACACAACATGGTGATTCATACAAGTCTTTGCAATCTTCAATTGCTGCTGATGTCTGTCATGATGGTTTGTTAACTTTGAAAAATAACCAACCATGTCATTCAGAAAACCACAGTAGCAACCCCTCACTAGACGACTTTCCAGCAGGGCATACAGATAACAAAGACAAGCTTTCAGCTGGTTCCTTATCTGGTACTGACAACAACCAGAGCATCTTAGTTTCCCTCTCAAGCACTTGCATTCCCAAAAGCTTAGCGTGCCAGCGTTCTCACCTCCTCCGGATCAAGTTTTATGGTAGTTTTGATAAACCATTAGGGAGGTATCTCCGTGAGGACTTATTTGACCAG GCATATTGCTGCCCATCTTGTAAGGAGCCTTCAGAATCACATGTGAGGTGCTATATGCACCAACATGGCAGCCTAACGATTAGTGTCAGGCGCCTTCAGTCTCGAAAGTTGCCAGGTGAACATGATGGGAGGATATGGATGTGGCATAGATGCATGAGGTGCAAGCTTAAGGATGGAATGCCGCCAGCAACACACAGAGTAATCATGTCTGATGCAGCTTGGGGCCTATCATTTGGCAAGTTCCTGGAGCTCAGCTTTTCAAATCATATGACTGCTAACCGGATTGCAAGTTGTGGGCATTCTCTCCAAAGGGATTGCCTTCGCTTTTATGG GTATGGAAATATGGTGGCCGCCTTCCACTATGGTCCCATGATTATTCTATCTGTTGACCTTCCGCCCCCAGTGCTAGATTTCAATTCCCATGCCACACAAGATTGGGTGAAAAGAGAGGCTGTTGAG GTATTTCACACAATGGAGTTGCTGCACACTGAGGTATATGATGTACTTATTAATCTTGAGAAGAGTATCATCACTGATGATGATTCAACCAAGACAAGCATACAGAGGCAAATagttgagatgaaagatttgctTAATGTAGAAAGAAATGAGTATGAG GCTTTGCTTCTTCCAGTTATAATGGGGAGTGCTCATTCATTCAAATCAAATATTGATATTCTGGAGCTTAATCGTATTAGACGTAGTCTCCTCCTAGATGCTCACACTTGGGACTGTAGGTTGTGCGGCATTGAATCACTTGAAGCAGTTGGCCATATTTCCAGAGCTGATCCCTTTAATCAAGGGAAAACCCAAGGAACCAATGAAGGGAGATCTGATTTGCTTCAGATTGGTAGGAAACATGGAGGAATATATGAAGAACCATGTCCTCAACACTCTTCAGAAAGCCCAAGGAAATCTCTCTCGTCTACAAAGGGCCACGTGAATGATAAACAATCTGTCATGGTTGAGACAGATTTGCCAGTTGGGCTGGTCGATGGTGTTGCAGGTGGTGCAGGAGGTCTTGATTTGATTTTCAACAAATTTGACACATGTGAAGAAGGACGTTGTCTATCAAAATATCCTAGCAAGACAGAGCCAGTAGAGAGGTTACCTTCACTTGCATCTATTTTAGCTGACAAAATAGATATGGCATGGTCTGGATTCGGTGAAATAGACTACAATCTTCCACATGGTTTGACCAAAGCAAACGAAAATAGGTCTTTGAACTTGTTGGGCAATCCAAGTTACGAGAAGGCTACTGCTCCAGTCCGAATCCATTCATTTGATACTGTGATGAGATTACATCAGCGAGAACAAACTGGAGTAATACCTGCTTCACTGCATTCAGCACTGAAATCAGTTGATTCCTTTAGAGACTTGACGAGCCTTGTCAAGGATCCAATGGCAAACATGCGGAGAGCCTTTTCTCAAATATCTCCCAGGACAAGAGGAAACTTAAATACTCTTCTTACACGTGCTCCCAAGTATATCACATCAGCTGCTCATATGGTGAATGATGGGGCTCGACTGCTTCTGCCCAATATTAGCTGTGAAGGTTCTGTTTTTGTCACTGTCTATGATGACGAGCCAACCAGTGCAGTGTCATATGCCATGACATCACAAGAATATGCTGATCATGTCACAGATAAAATGAATGCAAATACTAGCTTTTCAGATTTTACTAGCAGTAATGGACTTCATAGATCTTGGTCCTCACATGAAGACCTTTCAAATTTTAAAGGAACTCACTTCAGATTATCCTTCGATGACGATGCGTCTCCTACTGATAGTACAAAGTTTTCTGTCACTTGCTATTTTGCAAGGCAGTTTGCTGCACTTAGAAAGAAATGCTGTTCAAGTGATATTGATTACATACGCTCGATAAGTCGTTGTAAGCGATGGAGCGCGCAAGGTGGAAAAAGCAATGTTTACTTCGCAAAGACAATGGATGAGAGATTCATAATTAAACAAGTCACCAAGACAGAGCTGGAATCTTTTGTAGAATTTGCTCCTCATTACTTCAGGCACTTGACAGAATCATTGACTTCTAGAAGCCCTACTTGCCTGGCCAAAATAGTGGGGCTTTATCAG GTTAGTATCAAGAATTCGAAAGGTGGGCGTGAGGTGAAGATGGATCTGATGGTGATGGAGAACATATTCTTCCAGAGATCAATATCTAGGGTGTATGATCTGAAGGGTTCTGTGCGTTCACGCTATAATTCTGATGCATCTGGCCACAATAAAGTTCTTCTAGATTCTAATCTCATAGAAGCACTACATACAAAGCCTATGTTTTTGGGGAGTAAGGCAAAACAAAGATTGGAAAGAGCTGTCTGGAATGATACATCATTTCTTGCG TCTTTGGATGTCATGGATTACTCCCTTTTGGTCGGTGTCGACGAGGAGAAAAAAGAGCTGGTTGTTGGCATCATCGACTTCCTGCGGCAGTACACCTGGGACAAGCAGCTGGAGACATGGGTGAAGGCCTCGGGGATCCTGGGGGGCCCCAAGAATGAGTCCCCCACCGTGATTTCTCCGATCCAGTACAAAAAGAGGTTCAGGAAGGCCATGTCGAGGTACTTCCTCGCCGTCCCTGACCAATGGACCTCCTGA